From Rubidibacter lacunae KORDI 51-2, a single genomic window includes:
- a CDS encoding DUF1816 domain-containing protein, with translation MMKLLVNILDSLGAAWWVRIKTENPQCTYCFGPFANKREAEASQDGYIEDLESEGATIAALIVERCKPEDLTVYGEDGEQSALEKIPTLSGQAS, from the coding sequence ATGATGAAGCTCCTAGTCAACATCCTGGATTCGCTTGGTGCTGCTTGGTGGGTTCGTATTAAAACGGAGAATCCCCAGTGCACCTATTGTTTCGGTCCGTTCGCGAACAAACGGGAGGCAGAAGCATCCCAGGACGGTTACATCGAGGATCTCGAGAGCGAGGGCGCGACGATAGCGGCATTAATCGTCGAGCGCTGTAAACCCGAAGATCTGACCGTCTATGGCGAGGATGGGGAGCAGTCCGCTCTGGAAAAGATCCCGACGCTTAGCGGTCAAGCGTCATAG
- the rlmB gene encoding 23S rRNA (guanosine(2251)-2'-O)-methyltransferase RlmB, with protein sequence MSRDERSNRSERDSRPKRFDRGERRSGRGRNDERPQAPRLHPRDRVAAGSLRDRRDSSAVATTETESDTIYGRHAVLSALHAGRQLNRIWVTARLRHSSNFHAALETAKSRGCTVDEVNLQRLDQLTEGGNHQGVVAQVAPYAYVELSELIARAKANSSRPILIVADGITDPHNLGAIARTGEALGAQGMAIPMRRAVGITSTVMKVAAGALEYFPVARVVNLSRALEELKAAEFWVYGTVATGGQALHSIDFDRPVVLVVGSEDKGLSLLARRHCDGLLSIPTVGKTESLNASVATAIALYEVCRQHYAPPILLDVPRTDGLKP encoded by the coding sequence ATCAGCCGCGACGAGCGTTCCAATCGGTCCGAACGCGACAGCCGCCCCAAGCGTTTCGATCGTGGCGAACGTCGTTCCGGCCGCGGGCGCAATGACGAACGTCCTCAGGCCCCGCGCCTGCACCCGCGCGATAGAGTTGCTGCTGGATCGTTGCGCGATCGCCGGGACAGTTCGGCGGTTGCTACTACTGAAACTGAAAGTGACACGATTTACGGCCGGCACGCCGTCCTGTCGGCACTGCATGCCGGCCGCCAGCTCAATCGCATCTGGGTCACGGCACGGCTGCGCCACAGCTCTAACTTTCACGCCGCGCTCGAAACTGCCAAGAGTCGCGGCTGCACTGTAGACGAGGTCAATCTCCAGCGTCTCGACCAGCTTACTGAAGGTGGCAACCACCAAGGGGTCGTCGCACAAGTTGCACCCTATGCCTATGTAGAACTTAGCGAGCTGATCGCGCGGGCCAAAGCTAATAGTTCTCGACCGATCCTGATCGTCGCAGACGGCATTACCGATCCCCACAACCTCGGTGCCATCGCACGGACGGGCGAAGCGCTCGGGGCTCAGGGCATGGCGATCCCCATGCGGCGTGCGGTGGGAATCACCTCAACGGTTATGAAAGTAGCTGCCGGAGCACTCGAATACTTCCCGGTAGCGCGCGTGGTCAACCTGTCGCGGGCTTTAGAGGAGCTGAAGGCAGCCGAGTTTTGGGTTTACGGCACCGTTGCTACTGGCGGTCAAGCACTACACAGCATCGATTTCGATCGACCGGTAGTATTGGTGGTGGGCTCGGAAGATAAGGGGCTGAGCCTGCTCGCGCGCCGTCACTGCGACGGCTTGCTGTCAATCCCTACCGTTGGGAAGACCGAGAGTCTCAATGCCTCGGTTGCTACCGCGATCGCTTTGTACGAAGTGTGCCGACAGCACTACGCGCCGCCTATCCTTCTTGACGTGCCCCGGACCGATGGTTTAAAACCCTAG
- a CDS encoding thioredoxin family protein, with the protein MSQAIAIADSQFDSEVLQADKPVLVYFWAPWCGPCRLTSTSIDWAAQAYADRLKVVKMEVDPSPGAVKAYKVEGVPALRLLKDNEVVWSHEGALVRDKLKTNLDDHLG; encoded by the coding sequence ATGAGTCAAGCGATCGCGATTGCAGACAGTCAGTTTGACAGTGAAGTGTTGCAGGCAGACAAACCGGTGCTGGTTTATTTCTGGGCACCGTGGTGCGGTCCTTGTCGCCTAACTTCGACTTCGATCGACTGGGCGGCTCAGGCGTATGCCGATCGCCTTAAAGTGGTAAAGATGGAAGTCGATCCCAGTCCCGGTGCCGTAAAAGCCTACAAAGTAGAAGGTGTGCCGGCGCTACGCTTACTTAAGGATAACGAGGTGGTGTGGTCTCACGAAGGTGCACTAGTTCGGGATAAGTTGAAAACCAATCTGGACGACCATCTAGGCTAG
- a CDS encoding PspA/IM30 family protein has translation MGLFDRLGRVVRANLNDLVSQAEDPEKILEQAVIDMGEDLVQLRKATAEAIGAQKRTQQQYEQNQSEAAKWHQRAQLALTKGDENLAREALQRKKTAIDAANMLKQQLDQQSSTVDGMRRNLIALEGKISEAKTKKNMYKARLKAAEANKRLQAEVGTMGTGSALAAFERMEERVLSIEAESQAAQELGGMGIEQQFAQLEAGSDVDDELSALKAQMLGGAEPAGALPQASATSVDAPAAGDLAIDAELADLRAELDDIK, from the coding sequence ATGGGACTTTTCGATCGCTTGGGTCGCGTCGTGCGTGCCAATCTAAACGATCTGGTCAGCCAAGCCGAGGATCCGGAGAAAATCCTCGAGCAGGCCGTGATCGATATGGGGGAAGATCTCGTTCAACTCCGCAAGGCAACTGCCGAGGCGATCGGGGCGCAAAAGCGCACGCAGCAGCAGTACGAGCAGAATCAATCGGAAGCAGCAAAATGGCACCAGCGGGCCCAACTAGCCTTGACCAAGGGCGACGAGAACTTGGCACGCGAAGCATTACAGCGCAAGAAAACTGCAATTGATGCGGCCAACATGCTCAAGCAGCAGCTCGACCAACAATCTTCTACGGTCGACGGTATGCGCCGCAACCTCATCGCGTTGGAGGGTAAAATCTCCGAGGCGAAGACCAAGAAAAATATGTACAAGGCGCGTCTCAAAGCTGCCGAAGCCAACAAGCGATTGCAGGCTGAAGTCGGCACGATGGGGACGGGTAGCGCCCTAGCTGCTTTCGAACGTATGGAAGAGCGAGTACTGTCGATTGAGGCTGAATCGCAGGCAGCCCAAGAGCTTGGCGGCATGGGTATCGAGCAACAGTTTGCACAACTGGAAGCTGGGAGCGATGTCGACGACGAGTTGTCGGCGTTGAAAGCACAGATGCTGGGCGGTGCCGAGCCCGCTGGGGCGTTACCGCAAGCATCAGCAACGTCTGTGGATGCCCCAGCAGCAGGCGATTTGGCAATCGACGCGGAGCTAGCCGATTTGCGTGCCGAACTCGACGATATCAAGTAA
- a CDS encoding LL-diaminopimelate aminotransferase, with product MHLARRMQALQSNVFADMDRAKARAIASGQAIVDLSLGSSDLPASDWVLDEIARSLHDPQTHGYALFHSTQAFRESVARWYQDRYGLPVDPETEVLPLIGCQEGTAHLPLALLDPGDVALLQDPGYPSHAGGVHLAGGEVSLMPARVECGFLPVLDDIPPAIRDRARMMVLSYPHNPTTAMAPRSFFEEAVAFCRRHAIALVHDFPYAEVVFAGRAPSVFEADRNKDIAIEFYSFSKSYNMGGFRIAFAIGNRALILALRQVKSVIDFNQYRGIANGAIAALEGPQEGIRQTVAAFRARRDAFVAALHRHGWDVPLPPATMYVWAQLPDTWSGTSLGFCTQLVETTGVALAPGSGFGQAGEGYVRVALVRDIPTLEMAATRITDFARSQ from the coding sequence ATGCACCTTGCTCGACGCATGCAGGCTCTCCAGTCCAATGTTTTTGCCGACATGGATCGAGCGAAGGCGCGGGCGATTGCGTCCGGTCAAGCGATCGTCGATTTGTCCTTGGGCTCGTCGGATTTGCCGGCGTCTGACTGGGTACTCGACGAGATCGCGCGATCGCTACATGATCCCCAGACGCACGGTTACGCCTTATTTCACAGCACGCAAGCGTTCAGAGAATCAGTAGCTCGGTGGTATCAGGACCGATACGGATTGCCGGTCGATCCGGAGACAGAGGTTTTGCCGCTGATCGGCTGTCAGGAAGGCACCGCCCATTTACCACTGGCACTGCTCGACCCGGGTGACGTTGCATTGCTTCAGGATCCTGGCTATCCTTCTCACGCCGGTGGGGTGCATTTAGCAGGCGGCGAAGTGAGCCTCATGCCCGCTCGGGTCGAGTGCGGCTTCTTACCCGTGCTCGACGACATTCCTCCGGCGATTCGCGATCGCGCGCGGATGATGGTGCTGAGCTACCCGCACAATCCGACAACGGCGATGGCACCGCGATCGTTTTTCGAGGAAGCCGTGGCATTTTGCCGCCGACACGCGATCGCACTTGTTCACGACTTTCCTTATGCTGAAGTAGTCTTTGCCGGGCGCGCGCCCTCGGTATTTGAAGCCGATCGCAATAAAGATATCGCAATTGAATTTTATTCTTTTTCAAAATCCTATAATATGGGCGGCTTCCGGATTGCCTTTGCAATTGGCAACCGGGCGCTAATTTTAGCCCTGCGGCAGGTCAAATCCGTTATTGACTTCAACCAGTACCGCGGTATCGCTAATGGCGCGATCGCGGCGTTGGAAGGACCGCAGGAGGGCATTCGACAAACTGTAGCCGCGTTTCGCGCCCGTCGAGATGCCTTTGTCGCCGCCCTGCACCGTCACGGGTGGGACGTGCCGCTCCCGCCGGCAACGATGTACGTGTGGGCGCAGCTGCCCGACACTTGGTCGGGCACGTCGCTGGGGTTTTGCACGCAGCTTGTAGAAACAACCGGTGTGGCACTGGCTCCGGGTTCGGGGTTCGGGCAAGCAGGCGAGGGATACGTGCGCGTGGCATTGGTGCGCGATATCCCGACGCTGGAAATGGCAGCGACCCGGATAACCGATTTTGCCCGGTCGCAGTAG